Proteins from a genomic interval of Pirellulales bacterium:
- a CDS encoding PEP-CTERM sorting domain-containing protein translates to MRAGPIVLILTALVVSRASGVTYTTLDNPAGTSTTLTGISGNNIVGFYVDSSNVNHGFLYNGSTFTPLDDPLAGTGASQGTFAEGIDGNNIVGYYVDSSNVDHGFLYDGSTYTTLDDPAGTGTQAYGISGNKIVGASNVSSLFSVSGFLFDGTNYSPINDPQGLEGTIAYGISGSTIVGSFQPFQRGFTYDGSTYTTINGPPSADLSQARGISGDKIVGSYLDNPTAFGFVYDGSHYTKVADPLATGDTQALGIFGNTVVGFYEVGNVDHGFMATVPEPSTAALLILGALGVATLMRRKPRPII, encoded by the coding sequence ATGCGGGCAGGTCCCATCGTTCTCATTTTGACGGCGCTCGTTGTTTCGAGGGCAAGCGGCGTCACTTACACCACGCTCGACAATCCCGCGGGAACGAGTACCACATTGACGGGAATCTCGGGCAACAACATCGTCGGCTTCTACGTCGACTCCTCCAACGTCAATCACGGCTTCCTCTACAACGGTTCCACCTTTACGCCGCTCGACGACCCACTGGCGGGAACCGGTGCGTCACAAGGCACGTTCGCCGAGGGCATCGACGGCAACAACATCGTTGGATATTACGTCGACTCCTCCAATGTTGATCATGGCTTCCTCTACGACGGCTCAACCTACACCACGCTCGATGATCCCGCGGGTACCGGGACTCAGGCCTATGGCATCTCGGGGAACAAGATCGTGGGGGCTTCGAACGTCTCCAGCTTGTTCAGCGTGAGCGGGTTCCTCTTCGACGGCACGAATTATTCCCCCATCAACGACCCGCAGGGCCTCGAGGGAACGATCGCCTACGGCATCTCAGGCAGTACGATCGTCGGCTCGTTTCAGCCCTTTCAACGTGGATTCACGTACGACGGTTCGACGTACACGACGATTAACGGTCCCCCGTCGGCTGACTTGTCGCAGGCGCGCGGCATCTCGGGCGATAAAATCGTCGGCAGTTATTTAGACAATCCAACCGCCTTCGGATTTGTTTACGACGGTTCCCACTACACGAAGGTGGCCGACCCGCTCGCCACGGGCGATACGCAGGCTCTCGGCATCTTTGGGAATACGGTGGTTGGATTTTATGAGGTAGGAAACGTCGACCACGGCTTCATGGCAACGGTGCCCGAGCCGTCGACGGCTGCGCTCTTGATTCTCGGTGCGCTGGGCGTGGCCACCTTGATGCGTCGAAAGCCAAGACCAATTATCTAG
- a CDS encoding YbjQ family protein: MDHSLTTTAFTLDGYQIVKNLGVVRGIVVRSRSVFGTLGGSLQTLFGGNITLFTSLCEKTRSDAFEMMVEHAEQLGANAVIGIRYDATELMQGVSEVLCYGTAVRVERG; the protein is encoded by the coding sequence ATGGATCACTCGCTGACGACGACGGCCTTCACACTGGATGGGTATCAGATCGTCAAGAATCTTGGAGTGGTGCGCGGCATCGTGGTGCGTTCGCGATCCGTGTTCGGCACCCTGGGAGGTTCGTTACAAACCCTCTTCGGTGGGAACATTACCCTCTTCACGTCGCTGTGCGAGAAAACCCGTTCCGATGCCTTCGAGATGATGGTCGAGCACGCCGAACAACTGGGGGCGAACGCCGTGATTGGAATTCGCTACGACGCCACCGAACTCATGCAAGGCGTCTCGGAAGTGCTGTGCTACGGAACAGCCGTTCGCGTGGAACGCGGTTGA
- the acpP gene encoding acyl carrier protein, with product MTISSRTPEGLPSRCSLCGAVTNLEYSDPAGDAPCPSCGQLLWQSAALLSQFQNRFAESLNVAPDLITANTRFNDLGADSLDQVELIMELEEEFDLDIPDEAAVRITTIGDAIRYIEERRRGQPGE from the coding sequence ATGACCATTTCTTCGCGCACGCCGGAGGGATTGCCGAGCCGATGTTCGCTGTGCGGTGCTGTCACGAACCTCGAATACTCCGATCCGGCCGGCGATGCCCCCTGTCCCAGTTGTGGGCAGCTCTTGTGGCAGTCCGCGGCCCTTCTTTCGCAATTCCAAAACCGGTTTGCAGAGTCGCTCAATGTGGCTCCGGATCTTATCACCGCGAACACGCGCTTCAATGACTTGGGCGCGGACTCGCTCGATCAAGTGGAACTCATCATGGAATTGGAAGAGGAATTCGACCTGGATATTCCCGACGAGGCGGCGGTACGGATAACCACGATCGGCGACGCCATCCGCTATATCGAGGAGCGCAGACGTGGTCAGCCCGGCGAATAA
- a CDS encoding right-handed parallel beta-helix repeat-containing protein, with protein MFRQFWSRIRKKVARQKPAKRFFAVENLESRFALSTFSVFNLNDSGSGSLRQAILDAEAAGGSEIINFSVSGTIELTSGALPTITNAIDIQGNTAPNFSAAPVVEVDCNGFGGLEFASSATGAALTSLAIVGASGAGVTLDGGGNIAIANNYIGIGIGGATAPANTGDGLELDNSDGNTIAGNVISGNAGNGINLSGSDDNLVTGNLLGVDATGNAAVPNGQNGILITSASTGNRIGAIGTPNVISGNNADGVLINSGSSQNFVNGNLIGTNAAGNEAIGNGLDGVKLDNANANVIGQANNISYYDTSNMPITPSGETGIRGTGTAGQYYITGDSGAEGLLFQGTIDGVGTSYPVNYLDGSTNTYITNVYGPNVLNSTTLQLVGTYKNANSTSDNVNSFLFQGTIADLGTAANYQSIVYPGATYTYAHSTAGGLIVGNYDNPVDHGEDNIPLGPGHAFIYSIAQNKFITDITFPGSKSNSAYGIWYNGGTSYTICGGYSLGFVNNLTNQNQPLSTGFMVDYDSATGMFSHWTSFSVPGGPDLVTHFEGISSTQQGVYTLAASAAPGTTTDPVQGYLVTVIRNADGTFGNTTWAPLDNPAGTNTTANSVYGDAVVGVLSGTSPPGYQALVNPNFELSNVISGNGSNGIELSGANNNQITMNYIGTDITGTVDLGNAANGIMVAALSAGNIIGGQATGGNSPTNGVFVQPPQGNVISGNDMDGVLIASGATQNQLSGNYIGTSASGNSALGNEKDGVAIVNANNNSLVGCFASQSPFVFYNVISGNIGNGLRVFNSNDTTIQGNFFGMGANNATAVGNTLDGVLIAGSSAGTVMGGEIPLGNVTATNGQNGIEIRDTASDFVSYNSFVGLAAFNDDPNFGNAHDGILITSTGNNILLRTNVITENGNDGIEIGGNASSVRVVGEIIGLYTTGTPMGNVKNGIEIDGNAHGIIIGGPQSKADVIPHNVVSANGANGIAVTGNSYGNTISFTDIGTEISGTAARPNALDGILLGSGTSGNTIGSPDPRLQTFVSGNTGNGIEIRNSQGNTIINTNVGIGIGGAALGNGGNGILIVASSNNTIGSTSSAIPHNVIAYSGGDGVAIASGTGNALRENSIYSNAGLGIDLAPGANANQAAPVLNTVRSFFFGVQISGSLRSTPNATFTIELFGSSSGGSNGQVYLGSVTVRTNNVGMATFTIAVPRLPSGIRYFTATATSSANNTSEFSKSVHH; from the coding sequence ATGTTCCGCCAGTTCTGGTCGCGTATTCGTAAGAAAGTCGCGCGACAAAAACCAGCGAAGCGTTTTTTTGCCGTCGAAAACCTCGAGAGCCGCTTCGCGCTCAGCACGTTTTCCGTCTTCAATCTCAATGACAGTGGCAGCGGCTCACTGCGCCAAGCGATTCTCGACGCCGAGGCGGCTGGGGGCAGTGAAATCATCAACTTCAGCGTCTCGGGCACGATTGAGCTGACCTCGGGCGCCCTGCCCACGATCACCAATGCCATCGACATTCAGGGCAATACAGCGCCCAACTTTTCGGCGGCGCCCGTGGTCGAAGTGGATTGCAACGGCTTTGGCGGGCTCGAATTTGCTTCGAGCGCGACCGGTGCTGCGCTGACCTCTTTGGCGATCGTCGGCGCCAGCGGGGCGGGCGTAACGCTCGACGGCGGCGGCAACATCGCGATCGCCAATAACTACATCGGCATCGGTATCGGTGGCGCCACCGCACCGGCCAATACCGGCGACGGACTCGAGCTCGATAACTCGGACGGCAACACCATCGCGGGCAACGTCATCAGTGGAAACGCCGGCAACGGCATCAATCTAAGCGGCTCGGACGACAATCTGGTCACCGGCAACCTTCTGGGGGTCGACGCGACGGGAAACGCCGCAGTACCCAACGGCCAGAACGGCATCCTGATCACCAGCGCATCCACGGGAAACCGGATCGGCGCCATCGGCACGCCGAATGTGATCTCTGGAAATAACGCCGACGGCGTGCTGATCAATTCCGGCTCAAGCCAAAATTTCGTCAACGGCAACCTGATCGGCACGAATGCCGCCGGCAATGAAGCGATCGGCAATGGGCTGGACGGCGTCAAGCTCGACAACGCGAATGCCAACGTCATCGGACAGGCGAATAACATTTCGTACTACGACACCAGCAACATGCCGATCACGCCCTCGGGCGAAACCGGCATCCGCGGCACGGGAACGGCGGGCCAGTACTACATCACCGGAGACTCGGGCGCCGAAGGCTTGCTGTTCCAAGGAACTATTGACGGCGTCGGCACCAGTTACCCCGTCAATTACCTCGACGGGTCGACGAACACGTATATCACCAACGTCTATGGTCCGAACGTCCTGAATTCGACGACGTTGCAACTCGTGGGAACCTACAAGAATGCCAACTCCACGAGCGACAACGTCAACAGCTTTCTCTTTCAGGGAACGATCGCAGATCTTGGGACCGCGGCGAACTATCAGTCGATCGTCTATCCCGGCGCCACATACACGTACGCGCACAGCACGGCAGGCGGCTTGATCGTGGGCAATTACGATAACCCCGTCGACCATGGCGAAGACAATATCCCGCTCGGTCCGGGGCACGCCTTTATCTACAGCATCGCCCAGAACAAGTTCATAACCGACATTACGTTCCCGGGCTCGAAATCGAATAGCGCCTATGGCATCTGGTACAACGGCGGCACCAGCTACACAATTTGCGGCGGCTACAGCCTGGGATTCGTCAACAATCTCACGAATCAGAACCAGCCGCTCTCGACCGGGTTCATGGTCGACTACGATTCCGCCACCGGCATGTTCTCGCATTGGACCTCCTTCAGCGTGCCCGGCGGCCCTGATCTGGTTACGCATTTCGAAGGGATCAGCAGCACGCAACAAGGCGTCTATACGTTAGCGGCGTCCGCTGCGCCCGGAACGACGACGGATCCTGTGCAGGGTTACCTGGTGACGGTCATTCGAAATGCCGACGGAACGTTTGGAAATACGACTTGGGCGCCGCTCGATAATCCGGCGGGAACGAACACCACGGCCAATTCGGTTTACGGCGATGCGGTGGTCGGCGTGCTCAGCGGCACATCTCCGCCCGGATATCAGGCGCTGGTCAACCCCAACTTCGAGCTCTCGAACGTCATTAGCGGCAACGGCAGCAATGGCATCGAGCTTTCCGGCGCGAACAACAATCAGATTACGATGAATTACATCGGCACCGATATCACCGGCACGGTGGACCTCGGCAACGCGGCCAACGGCATCATGGTGGCCGCGCTTTCGGCAGGCAACATAATCGGCGGACAAGCCACGGGCGGCAACAGCCCGACCAACGGCGTGTTCGTCCAGCCGCCACAGGGCAATGTCATTTCGGGAAATGACATGGACGGCGTCCTCATCGCCAGCGGGGCCACGCAAAACCAACTCAGCGGCAACTACATCGGCACGTCGGCGTCCGGCAATTCGGCGCTGGGGAACGAGAAAGACGGCGTAGCCATCGTCAACGCCAACAACAACTCGTTGGTGGGCTGCTTCGCCAGCCAAAGCCCGTTCGTCTTCTATAACGTCATCAGCGGTAACATCGGCAACGGCCTGCGCGTCTTTAACTCGAACGATACGACGATTCAGGGCAACTTCTTCGGCATGGGCGCGAACAACGCCACGGCCGTAGGCAATACGCTCGACGGCGTGCTCATCGCCGGATCGTCGGCCGGCACGGTGATGGGTGGAGAGATCCCCTTGGGGAACGTCACCGCCACGAATGGGCAGAACGGCATCGAGATTCGCGATACCGCCAGCGACTTCGTCTCGTACAACTCGTTCGTTGGCCTGGCCGCCTTCAATGATGACCCGAATTTTGGTAACGCGCATGACGGGATACTCATTACCTCGACGGGTAATAACATTCTGCTGCGCACCAACGTCATAACCGAGAACGGCAATGACGGCATCGAAATCGGCGGCAACGCATCGAGCGTGCGCGTCGTTGGCGAAATCATCGGACTGTACACCACCGGCACGCCGATGGGCAACGTGAAGAACGGCATCGAGATCGATGGCAACGCTCACGGCATCATCATCGGCGGCCCGCAATCAAAAGCTGATGTCATCCCCCACAATGTCGTTTCTGCAAACGGCGCCAACGGCATCGCGGTCACCGGCAACTCATACGGCAACACGATCAGTTTCACCGACATTGGCACAGAAATTTCTGGAACAGCCGCCAGACCCAACGCGCTGGACGGCATCTTGCTGGGATCGGGCACGTCCGGCAACACGATCGGCTCGCCCGACCCGCGACTGCAGACGTTCGTCAGCGGCAACACAGGGAACGGCATCGAAATTCGCAACTCGCAGGGCAACACCATCATCAACACCAACGTCGGTATTGGCATCGGCGGCGCGGCGCTGGGAAACGGCGGCAATGGCATCTTAATCGTCGCCAGTTCGAATAACACAATCGGCAGTACGTCGTCTGCCATTCCTCATAACGTCATCGCTTACAGTGGCGGAGACGGCGTCGCTATTGCGTCGGGAACGGGTAATGCCCTGCGCGAAAACTCGATCTACAGCAACGCCGGTCTAGGCATCGACCTGGCGCCGGGCGCCAACGCCAACCAGGCGGCGCCCGTGCTGAACACCGTGAGGTCGTTCTTCTTCGGCGTGCAGATCTCGGGCAGCCTGCGAAGTACCCCGAATGCGACGTTCACCATCGAACTCTTCGGCAGCAGCTCCGGCGGATCCAACGGGCAGGTGTACCTGGGCTCGGTGACGGTTCGCACGAATAACGTCGGGATGGCCACGTTCACGATTGCCGTGCCCCGATTACCGTCAGGCATACGGTACTTCACCGCCACGGCCACGAGCTCCGCCAACAACACGTCGGAATTCTCGAAGAGCGTGCATCACTGA